The following coding sequences lie in one Miscanthus floridulus cultivar M001 chromosome 9, ASM1932011v1, whole genome shotgun sequence genomic window:
- the LOC136483485 gene encoding uncharacterized protein, producing MPQSPSSRRGETELVDVDPNRPAAPAPAAPPPGMVTTARDACFLWELRKYVLLQATLAASVTYSAGLSPPGGVWSDNDSSSAGARLAGDPVLQVTYARRYETFFYFNATAFVASIVTINLLLMQSLSRHRGWLRALQAAMILDQLGLMGAYAAGSCRELAMSVYVVALVALVSSYVCVHVLLFALCTLRRRGTGVDDAMPDEERGTVERSRKYLLIFATLVATVTYQAGLSTPGGFLSDSQDDDHLAGDPMLRGHHPDRFMGFFYFNTTAFVASLVVIMLLMSRTVTHHGFRSCALWVCTGAALIGLTGAFAVGSSRSVKTSIYVVALVVAVLSYIGLQVLVFFCKPVENWVHNVQDTLQRYLKLDQIESQDPRVRAVHDPQETAEADQLLQKSRMYLLLLGILAASITYQAGLNPPGGFWQAKAADGVHHYLAGDPVLHNTYPRRYLVFFYCNATAFVASLVILILLLSNIFSTQGIKYCALQVSMIMDLLGLIGAYAAGSCRQVSKSVYVSVLVIPVFMYVGIHVMVFMLEVFPNIATWRKNVRDKLEESVPRWLKKLFELPAEEDENVKWKLEKRRKLLLLLAILAASLTYQAGLSPPGGFWQENKTGHVVGNPVLNDNYRRRYMAFFYCNATAFVSSLAIIMLLVNRKLSATGIQSHALSVCVILDLVGLMGAFAAGSSRKVSTSIYVLILVFAVLVCITLQVVLVVSESVQGLLQRLLSFFDITEGEVGFILPHRAANNGGPRDLWYEKLPKYLLLLAALAATVTYEAAMNPPGGLWDDGQTGHVAGDPVLRSSHPDRYKAFFYCNATSFMASLVIMVLLLIKRVCRAKQAILALHTAMILNLFGLMGAYAAGSCRRVRTSAYILALVIGVSVYIVVLVVVSIGVAKWLKGVMDELVEQVIWCFSIEDL from the coding sequence CCGCTCCTCCTCCCGGAATGGTCACCACGGCGAGGGACGCCTGCTTCCTCTGGGAGCTGCGCAAGTACGTGCTGCTGCAGGCCACGCTGGCGGCCAGCGTCACCTACTCGGCGGGGCTGAGCCCGCCGGGCGGGGTCTGGTCCGACAATGACAGCTCCAGCGCTGGCGCACGCCTTGCCGGCGACCCGGTGCTCCAGGTCACCTATGCCCGCCGCTACGAGACCTTCTTCTACTTCAACGCCACCGCATTCGTGGCCTCCATCGTCACAATCAACCTCCTCCTCATGCAATCCCTCAGCCGCCACCGCGGGTGGCTACGCGCGCTCCAGGCCGCCATGATCCTCGACCAGCTCGGTCTCATGGGCGCTTACGCCGCTGGCAGTTGCAGGGAGCTGGCCATGTCCGTGTACGTCGTCGCCCTCGTGGCCTTGGTCTCCTCCTATGTCTGCGTCCACGTCCTGCTCTTTGCGCTGTGCACCCTGAGAAGGCGTGGCACCGGCGTGGACGACGCGATGCCGGACGAAGAGCGCGGGACCGTGGAGCGTTCGCGCAAGTACCTCCTCATCTTCGCGACCCTCGTCGCGACAGTGACGTACCAGGCCGGGCTGAGCACGCCAGGCGGGTTCCTGTCGGACAGCCAGGACGACGACCACCTCGCCGGGGACCCCATGCTCCGTGGTCACCACCCGGACCGCTTCATGGGGTTCTTCTACTTCAACACCACGGCGTTCGTGGCATCTCTGGTGGTCATCATGCTGCTCATGAGCCGGACCGTGACTCATCACGGGTTCCGCTCATGTGCCCTCTGGGTGTGCACGGGTGCGGCCTTGATAGGGCTCACCGGTGCATTCGCCGTGGGGAGCAGCAGAAGCGTCAAGACATCCATCTATGTCGTTGCCCTGGTGGTTGCTGTTCTGTCGTACATCGGCCTTCAGGTTCTGGTGTTCTTCTGCAAGCCTGTGGAGAACTGGGTCCATAACGTCCAAGACACGCTGCAAAGGTATCTGAAACTGGACCAGATCGAGTCACAGGATCCCCGGGTTCGTGCAGTGCATGATCCACAGGAAACCGCCGAGGCTGACCAGCTTCTCCAGAAGTCCCGCATGTACCTGCTTCTGCTCGGAATCCTTGCTGCGAGCATCACATACCAAGCGGGGCTGAACCCGCCAGGTGGCTTCTGGCAAGCAAAGGCTGCTGATGGTGTGCATCACTATCTAGCCGGTGATCCAGTGCTTCACAACACGTATCCACGGAGATATCTGGTTTTCTTCTACTGCAATGCCACAGCCTTTGTCGCGTCGTTGGTTATACTTATCCTCCTCCTCAGCAATATATTCAGCACCCAAGGAATCAAGTACTGTGCATTGCAGGTCTCCATGATCATGGACCTTCTTGGGCTGATTGGCGCCTATGCTGCCGGAAGTTGCAGGCAAGTGTCCAAATCCGTGTATGTCTCCGTGCTTGTCATTCCAGTGTTCATGTACGTTGGCATCCATGTTATGGTGTTCATGTTAGAAGTCTTCCCAAATATTGCGACATGGAGGAAAAATGTGAGGGACAAGCTGGAGGAATCTGTGCCCAGATGGCTCAAGAAGTTGTTTGAGCTGCCGGCAGAGGAAGACGAGAACGTGAAGTGGAAACTGGAGAAGAGGCGCAAGCTTCTGCTGCTCCTTGCCATTCTTGCAGCCAGCCTCACCTACCAGGCAGGCTTGAGTCCACCTGGCGGCTTCTGGCAAGAGAATAAGACAGGCCATGTCGTTGGCAACCCAGTGTTGAATGACAACTACCGACGTCGCTACATGGCTTTCTTTTACTGCAATGCAACCGCCTTCGTCTCATCTCTGGCCATCATCATGTTGCTGGTGAACAGAAAGCTTTCGGCGACAGGAATACAGTCGCACGCGCTCAGCGTGTGCGTGATCCTTGACCTGGTTGGGCTCATGGGTGCATTCGCTGCTGGGAGCTCCAGGAAGGTATCCACATCCATATATGTCCTCATCCTGGTCTTTGCAGTTCTAGTCTGCATCACGCTCCAAGTTGTTCTGGTTGTGTCAGAGTCAGTTCAGGGTCTCTTGCAGAGACTCCTGTCCTTCTTCGACATAACGGAGGGAGAAGTTGGCTTCATATTGCCGCATAGAGCTGCCAACAATGGAGGGCCACGAGATCTCTGGTATGAAAAGCTGCCCAAATACTTGTTGCTCCTCGCAGCACTTGCAGCGACTGTCACCTACGAAGCCGCCATGAACCCACCCGGTGGCCTCTGGGATGATGGCCAAACTGGTCACGTAGCCGGTGACCCGGTCCTTCGGAGCAGCCATCCAGATCGTTACAAGGCTTTCTTCTACTGCAATGCAACTTCCTTCATGGCGTCTCTTGTGATTATGGTCTTACTCCTAATCAAGCGAGTATGCAGAGCAAAGCAGGCCATCTTGGCGTTGCACACCGCCATGATACTGAACTTGTTTGGCCTCATGGGTGCGTATGCTGCCGGAAGCTGCAGGAGAGTGAGGACCTCTGCTTACATCCTGGCATTAGTGATAGGAGTTTCTGTATACATTGTTGTTCTTGTCGTAGTGTCCATAGGTGTCGCGAAATGGCTGAAAGGAGTAATGGATGAGCTAGTGGAACAAGTGATCTGGTGCTTCTCTATAGAAGATTTGTAA